The genomic DNA CAGGCCTCCACGAGTCCGGGCCTGCACCGCCGCGGGGCCCGCCGCGCGGTCAAGGCCAGGCTATCATCAACCTACACACTAGGCACGGGGCGGCAAGTCCGGTTCCTCGTCCGCCGTGCCGGCGGACGAGCGCCCCGTCCCCCGAGGCCGCCGAGGCGCCATGTTCCACCACACCGTGCTGCTGCGCCTCGCTCCCGATGCGGACGCCGATTTCTTGGCACGCTTCGCTTGCTATGAGGCGGCCGTACGCGAGGGCTGCGCCGGCGCCCTCCTTTATCGGTTGTTGCCCAACGGGGCCCCGAGCGGCAAGGGCTTCACGCACGCGCTGTTCAGCGCGTTCGAGTCGCACGCGGCGTTCACCGACTACGACCGCAGCGCGCTGCACACCAAGATCAAGGCCTTCCTCGGCCCGTACGTGGTGGAGCTCGTAGTCGCGGACGGCGACGACGACGCGCCGCCCTCGGCCTGCGGCGGACGCTAGGCGGGGTTGAAGGCCCTGGTCGATGCGCATGCTGGTGGACGGGCAACGGCACACGCTCAAGCAGATCGGCCAGCGCATCGACCAGCTTGAGCGCGAGCTCGCGGCGCTGCAAGAGTGGGCTGAAGGGAGCTCTCGAGCTGGACCAAGTGCCCGGGATCGGTGTGCTGGGCTCGACGGCACTGGCTGCGACGCTCGGGGACGTGAAGGCTTGAGCTCGGGGCGGGAGCTCTCCGCCACTTCGGCCTGGGTGCCGGCGCACGCGGTCAGCGGCGGGAAGGTCTGCGTGGGGCACCTTAGCAAACGGGGTGACCCCTACCTGCGCACGCTGCTCATCACGGTGCGCGCGCGGTGATCGAACATGCCAAGGACATACCGAAGTGGCTGGAGCAACTGCTGGCACGCCGACCGCTGAACGTGGCGGTGGTGGCGCTTGCCAACAAGATGGCACGCACGGCATGGGCGATCGTCGCCCATGGGCGGGCGCATCAGCGGGATTGGCAAAGCGCCAGGCCCGGGAGCGGTGCGCGAGCGGCAGCTGCGTAGATCAACCAACCGAAGAAGGAGTGGACGCCGCGAAGAGTGCGTGAGTCGAATCGATGAAGTGATGACAAAGCGGTCGGACCCGGGCCGGGTAAAGCTGAATGGCGTGCCGGGGCAAGCTTTTGTGCGAAGTCCGCTGCAGGAGATGAGCACTGGCCTCCCGAATGACCTCAAGGCCAGGGGCCGTGCTTGCTCGGGCTGCACCTGTAGGATGAATGTAGGACCGCAGTCGTATCCGCAGAGTCGAAACGTCAAGAACTCGCTCACCACACGAGAGGTTTCCATGGAAGCGCACGCCATGCACGCCGAAGATCCGCTCCCGGTGGTGGACACCCACCACCACCTCTGCGACCTGCAGGCCCACTACTACCCGTGGCTGATGGACGAGCCGATGTGGAAGCGCGTGCTCGGCGACTACACGCCGCTGCGGCGCAGCTACCTGATCGACGAGTACATCGCCGACGCGCTCCCGCAGCACGTGGTCAAGTCGGTCCACCTGCAGATGGGCTGGGACTTCGCCGACCCGGTCGGCGAGACGCGCTGGCTGCAGGGCATCGCCGACACGCACGGATTTCCGCACGGCATCGTCGGCTTCGCGCGGCTCGAGTCGCCCGATCTCGACAAGGTGCTCGACGGCCACGCGTCGTTCCGCAACTTCCGCGGCATCCGGCAGATCCTGAATTGGGATCCCGATCCGGTGCGGTCCTTCGTCGACCGTCCCGACTACATGACCGACCCGGCGTGGCTGGCCGGCTTCGACCGGCTCCGCGCGCGCGCGCTGTCGTTCGACCTGCAGCTCTACCACCCGCAGATGGCCGACGCCGCTGCGCTCGCGCGCCGCTTTCCGGACGTGCAGATCATCCTCGATCACGCGGGCATGCCCATCGACCGCGATCCGGCCAGCCTCGCCGCATGGCGTACCGCGATGCGCGGCCTCGCGCAGGCGCCCAACGTCGCGGTGAAGCTCTCGGGCCTGGGCGTGGCCAATCCGGGCTGGACCGTGGAGAGCATCCGGCCCCTGTTCGAGCAGACGATCGAGGCCTTCGGCATCGAGCGCTGCGTGCTCGGCAGCAATTTCCCGGTCGACCGCCTCACCGGCAGCTACGCCGACGTCTTCGAGGCCTTCCGCACGCTGTCGGCGGGCCTGTCGGCAGGCGAGCGCCGCGCGCTGTTCCACGAGAACGCGGTGCGCATCTACCGGCTGTAGGGCACGAAGCTGTCAACCGACCTCGAAGTGCGCCTCCCTGGGCACACAGTCCGCACCGTTGATCGGGATCATGTCCTGCGGGCAGGCCGAGAACACCAGCACGAGGTCCATCTCGGCGCGCAGCGTGATGCCGCTGCCGGGCCGCGAAACCGGCGGCAGGAAGCGGATGCTGCCGTCGGGCGCCACCGGGATGTTCATGAAGAGGTTCCACGGGCTCGGCGTTTCGGGCGCCTTCAGGCCCAGCGCCGCTAGGCTCGCCGCGAGGTTCTCGCTGCAGTTGTCGTGGCGCCCGACGCAGCCCAGGAGCGCATACCGGTAGGGGTCGCAGGCTGCGATCAAGGTGTCGTGGATGCCGCCCGAATCGTCCTCGACGATCGTCAGGATCGGTCGGCGCCGATTGGTGCACATCGCGTCGCCGACGCGCGGCAGGATGCGGCCCAGGTTGGCCCGGCAATGCTCCATCGACATAAACTCGCTCATGTCGGCGCGGTTGAAGGCCCAAGTGTCGACCACCTGCTGGCCGTGCGTGTTGACGACGCGCACGTGCGCGTTCGCGTCCACGAACGCGGCCTTGCCGCGTCGGGCCGGTATCTCGATGGGACCCTTCATGGAAGCTCCTCGTCCAGGTCGCACGATTGTCGACCCGATGCACCGCGTGTGTCCACCCGTGCGGTGCGCGTCGCGTTGGCCGCATGTGTCACGCGGGCGTATATTGCGTCACCAATTTCAGGAGGGTGCGGCTCATGTGGGATGCGATCTGGATCAATGCCAACCTCGCCACCATGGCCGGTGTGCAGCCCTACGGGGCTGTGCGCGACGGGGCCATCGCCACCGAGGCGGGCCGCATCCGCTTCGCGGGGCCAATGTCCGCGCTGGGTGCTAGTGCATCGAGTGTCGCGCGGACGGTGCACGATCTGAAGGGCGCATGGGTCACACCGGGTCTCGTGGACAGCCACACGCACGTGATCTACGGCGGCGACAGCCGGCGCGATTTCGAGATGCGCCTGCGGGGCGCCACCCGCGCCGAGATCCACGGCTCGGGCGGCGGCGTGCCTGGCATCGTGCGCCGCACGCGCGAGGCGAGCGATGACGAGCTGTTCCAGAGCGCTGCGCGGCGCATCCTCGAGATGCAGTCGCACGGCGTCACCACGCTCGAGAGCAAGTCGGGCTTCGGCCTGGACCTCGAGACCGAGGTGCGCCAGATGAGGCTGTCGCGCGAGCTGGGCCGAGCGCTCCCGGTGACCGTCGTGTCCACTTTCCTCGGCGCGCACGGCCTCGCCCCGGAGTACGGCGCCCGCCCCGACGACTACATCGGCTTCCTGGTTGACACGGTGCTGCCCGCCGCCGTCGCCGAGGGCATCGTCGACGTGGTCGACGGCTTCTGCGACAACGTCGGCTTCACCCACGAGCAGATCGCGCGGCTGTTCGGCCGTGCCCGCGAGCTGGGGCTGCCGGTGCGCCTGCATGCCGACCAGTACAGCGACTTCTCGGCCGGACGGCTCGCCGCCGAGCACGGCGCGCTGGTCGCCGACCACCTGGAGTTCGCATCCGAGGTCACGGTCGCGGCGATGGCGAAAGCGGGCACGGTGGCAGGGCTGCTGCCGGGCGCCAACTACACGCTGCGCGAGACGCGCACGCCGCCCGTCGAGCTCTTCCGGCGCCACGGCGTGCGCATGGCCGTGTCCACCAACAGCAACCCGAGCAGCTCGCCGACCAACTCCCCGCCGATGGTGATGAACCTCGCGTGCACCCTGTTCCGGATCACCCCGGAAGAGGCGCTGGCCGGCTTCACCATCGAAGGCGCCCGGGCGCTCGGGATGGCCAAGGACCTGGGCTCGCTGGAGGTCGGCAAGCGCGCCGACCTCGCGGTGTGGGACATCGAGGATCCGGCCGACCTGTCCTACCTGATCGCCGCGAACCGCTGCACGGCAGTCGTGAAGGACGGCACGGTCGTGCACGAGGCGCCGCGCAGCGCGCCCGTCGCTCGCCGGCCGGCTGGCGCGGCGGCACGCGCGCGATGACGGCCGCCGCCGACAGGGACGCGATCCTCGCCTGGATCGACGCGGACCGGGACCGGTTGGTCGACTTCCTGAG from Gemmatimonadaceae bacterium includes the following:
- a CDS encoding Dabb family protein, with amino-acid sequence MFHHTVLLRLAPDADADFLARFACYEAAVREGCAGALLYRLLPNGAPSGKGFTHALFSAFESHAAFTDYDRSALHTKIKAFLGPYVVELVVADGDDDAPPSACGGR
- a CDS encoding transposase, giving the protein MRMLVDGQRHTLKQIGQRIDQLERELAALQEWAEGSSRAGPSARDRCAGLDGTGCDARGREGLSSGRELSATSAWVPAHAVSGGKVCVGHLSKRGDPYLRTLLITVRAR
- a CDS encoding amidohydrolase, with the translated sequence MSTGLPNDLKARGRACSGCTCRMNVGPQSYPQSRNVKNSLTTREVSMEAHAMHAEDPLPVVDTHHHLCDLQAHYYPWLMDEPMWKRVLGDYTPLRRSYLIDEYIADALPQHVVKSVHLQMGWDFADPVGETRWLQGIADTHGFPHGIVGFARLESPDLDKVLDGHASFRNFRGIRQILNWDPDPVRSFVDRPDYMTDPAWLAGFDRLRARALSFDLQLYHPQMADAAALARRFPDVQIILDHAGMPIDRDPASLAAWRTAMRGLAQAPNVAVKLSGLGVANPGWTVESIRPLFEQTIEAFGIERCVLGSNFPVDRLTGSYADVFEAFRTLSAGLSAGERRALFHENAVRIYRL
- a CDS encoding urea carboxylase-associated family protein; protein product: MKGPIEIPARRGKAAFVDANAHVRVVNTHGQQVVDTWAFNRADMSEFMSMEHCRANLGRILPRVGDAMCTNRRRPILTIVEDDSGGIHDTLIAACDPYRYALLGCVGRHDNCSENLAASLAALGLKAPETPSPWNLFMNIPVAPDGSIRFLPPVSRPGSGITLRAEMDLVLVFSACPQDMIPINGADCVPREAHFEVG
- a CDS encoding imidazolonepropionase — protein: MWDAIWINANLATMAGVQPYGAVRDGAIATEAGRIRFAGPMSALGASASSVARTVHDLKGAWVTPGLVDSHTHVIYGGDSRRDFEMRLRGATRAEIHGSGGGVPGIVRRTREASDDELFQSAARRILEMQSHGVTTLESKSGFGLDLETEVRQMRLSRELGRALPVTVVSTFLGAHGLAPEYGARPDDYIGFLVDTVLPAAVAEGIVDVVDGFCDNVGFTHEQIARLFGRARELGLPVRLHADQYSDFSAGRLAAEHGALVADHLEFASEVTVAAMAKAGTVAGLLPGANYTLRETRTPPVELFRRHGVRMAVSTNSNPSSSPTNSPPMVMNLACTLFRITPEEALAGFTIEGARALGMAKDLGSLEVGKRADLAVWDIEDPADLSYLIAANRCTAVVKDGTVVHEAPRSAPVARRPAGAAARAR